The genome window CACCAGGAGCATCGTGAAGTGGGCGAACCCGGCGACCGAGCCGGACACATCGCAGAGCAGCACGATCTCCGGGCGGGCGGGCCGGTGCCGCCGGTAGACGGGGCGCAGCGGCACCCCTCCCGTGGACAGCGAGCGCCGGAGCGTACGCCGGATGTCGATCTGGCCGCGCGCCGCCCGACGCCGCCGGGCGGCCAGCCGGGTCGCGAGCTTTCGGGCCAACGGCTGGACGGTACGGCGGAGTTCGACGAGCTGTTCCCGGCTCGCGATCAGGAAGTCGACCTGGTCCGCGCCGGGCGCGATGCCCCGCGCGGCGATCATCTCCGCTCCCCGGCGCTCGGCGACCCGTCGCCGCGCCTCGGTACGCACCCGGTTCCGGAACTCCTCGATACGGCGCCTGACTTCGTCGGCGTCCAGCCGATCCGTGAACCCACCCGCGCCGAGTCTCGAACCACCACCGGCCCCGGCCTCCCGCGCGTCCGCCAGAATCCGTGCCAACAGCGTCTGCGGCCGGAGGCGGTCCAGCGTCTGATGGGCGGACCAGCCGTCCGAGCCGGGGGAGCCGTAACGGCCGAGGAGGTCCACGGCCTCGGCCGCGAGCCGGCCGAGCGCGACCGTGTCGTTCGCGGCCAGCGCCTCGGCGAGCCGGTCGCGCAGTTCGTCCCGGTCCCCGGCCGAGGCCCCCCGCGCGCCCGTCAACTCCCCCACGCCGAGCGGGAAGTACAGCTCGAAGGCGGTGTCGAACACGGCACGCTGCCGGTCGGCGCGCAGCAGCGCCGCCGCGAGCCCTTCCCGGATCCGCTCCCGGTCGGCGAGGCCCAGCACCTCCAGCACGGCCGCCGCGTCCACGGTCTCACCGGGCCCGATCCGTATCCCGTGGCCGCGCAACGCCCGTACGAACGCGGTCAGCCGGTCGGCCAGCGGCGAGCCCGAACCCGTACGCACGTCAGTCACGTCAGTCACGTCAGTCACGTCACGCGCATCACCAGCCCCGGTGTTCACGTCAACGTCAGCTTCCGCGTGGCCTTCTCGATGTCGTCCTGGTGTTTGAGGATCACGCCGAGGCTGTCCCGTACGACGGTCTCGTCGAGGGTGTCGGCGCCGAGGGCCAGCAGGGTGCGGGCCCAGTCGATGGTCTCGGCGACGGAGGGAGCCTTGCGCAGCTCCATCGCGCGCAGCGCGCCGACCACGCGGACGAGGGAGTCGGCGAGGGTGTCGTCCAGGCCCGGCACCCTCAGCCGTACGATCCGGCGCTCCAGCTCGGCGTCGGGGAAGTCGAGATGGAGGAAGAGGCAGCGGCGGCGCAGGGCCTCGGAGAGTTCCCGGGTGGCGTTCGAGGTGAGGACGGTGAAGGGGCGCCGGGTGGCGGTGATCGTACCCAGCTCCGGGACGGTGACCTGGAAGTCGCTGAGCACCTCCAGCAGGAGCCCTTCGACCTCGACGTCCGCCTTGTCGGTCTCGTCGATGAGGAGCACGGTCGGCTCGTCGCCCCGGATGGCGGTCAGCAGGGGGCGGGTGAGCA of Streptomyces phaeolivaceus contains these proteins:
- a CDS encoding vWA domain-containing protein, which encodes MTDVTDVRTGSGSPLADRLTAFVRALRGHGIRIGPGETVDAAAVLEVLGLADRERIREGLAAALLRADRQRAVFDTAFELYFPLGVGELTGARGASAGDRDELRDRLAEALAANDTVALGRLAAEAVDLLGRYGSPGSDGWSAHQTLDRLRPQTLLARILADAREAGAGGGSRLGAGGFTDRLDADEVRRRIEEFRNRVRTEARRRVAERRGAEMIAARGIAPGADQVDFLIASREQLVELRRTVQPLARKLATRLAARRRRAARGQIDIRRTLRRSLSTGGVPLRPVYRRHRPARPEIVLLCDVSGSVAGFAHFTMLLVQAMRDQFSKVRVYAFVNRVDEVTGLVTNGEADPAELARRIATEAAVSGWHGSSDYGAALGEFAERHLDAVGPRTSVIVLGDARTNGFDPNGAALGRIVARARRVHWLNPESPEQWGTGDSAAHVYAEIVDMHACRNARRLGELVTRLLPV
- a CDS encoding AAA family ATPase, producing the protein MTYESVDGDRDGYTDGGGGGVASEARERPEAVGTGFFASVDDVLARLADAGYLASTAVATTVFLADRLGKPLLVEGPAGVGKTELAKAVARVGAARLVRLQCYEGIDESRALYEWNHAKQLLRITAGRDEAWDDARTDIFSDEFLLTRPLLTAIRGDEPTVLLIDETDKADVEVEGLLLEVLSDFQVTVPELGTITATRRPFTVLTSNATRELSEALRRRCLFLHLDFPDAELERRIVRLRVPGLDDTLADSLVRVVGALRAMELRKAPSVAETIDWARTLLALGADTLDETVVRDSLGVILKHQDDIEKATRKLTLT